Proteins from one Mesoplasma sp. JKS002658 genomic window:
- a CDS encoding thiamine diphosphokinase has product MENKKVVLIVTTTTQLNFDRYNNEQFFIIGVERGCLDLIEKKIKLDLAISDFDQVLPEELVLIKDYALQFTKLSFDKDWLDGLVALKTARELFPQAPIKFVSKPTKRYDMNLSILDIMNQYDDVEIFNEHSLIKKIPAGTREINFNNFQEMTYLSFFSLKNNNHLILENLAYPYQGILDVFSTRCISNAFIAYQNPKISNSEPLVVIMSK; this is encoded by the coding sequence ATGGAAAATAAAAAAGTTGTTCTAATTGTTACCACCACCACCCAACTCAACTTTGATCGTTATAATAACGAACAATTTTTTATTATCGGTGTTGAACGGGGATGTTTGGACTTAATTGAAAAGAAAATTAAACTTGATTTAGCAATTAGTGATTTTGATCAGGTTCTACCAGAAGAATTGGTCTTAATTAAGGATTATGCTTTGCAATTCACTAAACTAAGTTTTGATAAGGATTGATTAGATGGTTTGGTAGCACTCAAAACAGCAAGAGAACTTTTCCCTCAAGCACCAATAAAATTTGTATCTAAACCAACTAAACGTTATGATATGAACCTTTCAATTCTTGATATTATGAATCAATATGACGATGTAGAAATTTTTAATGAACATTCTCTGATAAAAAAAATCCCTGCCGGTACTAGGGAAATTAACTTTAATAATTTTCAAGAAATGACTTACTTATCTTTCTTTAGTTTAAAGAATAACAATCACCTTATCTTAGAAAACTTAGCATATCCCTACCAAGGAATTTTGGACGTTTTCTCTACTCGATGCATTTCTAATGCTTTCATTGCTTATCAGAATCCAAAGATTAGTAACAGTGAACCTTTGGTAGTGATTATGAGCAAGTAA
- the rpmB gene encoding 50S ribosomal protein L28 — MARKDALTGRGPLSGNNRSHALNATKRKWNLNLQKVKVVDEKGNIKTVKVSTRTLRTLKKTEKLV; from the coding sequence ATGGCAAGAAAAGATGCTTTAACAGGTAGAGGTCCGCTTTCTGGAAACAACAGATCTCATGCATTAAATGCTACAAAAAGAAAATGAAACTTAAACCTGCAAAAAGTTAAAGTAGTAGACGAAAAAGGAAACATTAAAACAGTTAAGGTTTCTACTCGTACTTTAAGAACTCTTAAAAAAACTGAAAAGTTAGTTTAA